One Lachnospiraceae bacterium C1.1 genomic region harbors:
- the queC gene encoding 7-cyano-7-deazaguanine synthase QueC has protein sequence MKAMVLCSGGVDSTTALGMAVKKYGKDNVIALSVSYGQKHDKEVQAAKDVAEYYGVEQLFLDLSKIFQYSNCSLLKQSESEIPEESYAEQIKETNGEKPVTTYVPFRNGLFLSSAASIALSKDCSVIYYGAHADDSAGFAYPDCSPVFNNAMNEAIWEGSGHQLKIEAPFVNINKAEVVKIGLELGVPYELTWSCYEGGDEPCGKCGTCIDRAAAFAANGVEDPALKRRK, from the coding sequence ATGAAGGCAATGGTTTTATGCAGCGGCGGAGTTGACTCCACTACTGCACTCGGAATGGCAGTAAAAAAATATGGAAAAGATAATGTAATAGCGCTTTCTGTTTCATATGGTCAGAAGCACGATAAAGAAGTTCAGGCAGCTAAGGATGTTGCTGAATATTATGGCGTTGAACAGTTATTCTTAGACCTCAGCAAAATATTTCAGTACAGCAACTGCTCTCTCTTAAAGCAGTCTGAATCAGAAATTCCTGAAGAAAGTTATGCTGAGCAGATAAAGGAAACTAATGGAGAAAAGCCTGTAACTACTTACGTTCCTTTCAGAAACGGCCTCTTTCTTTCATCTGCAGCCAGCATCGCATTAAGTAAAGATTGCAGTGTTATCTATTACGGCGCACATGCCGATGATTCTGCCGGATTTGCTTATCCCGACTGCTCACCTGTATTTAATAATGCCATGAACGAAGCAATCTGGGAAGGTTCCGGTCATCAGCTTAAGATCGAAGCACCTTTTGTAAATATCAACAAAGCTGAAGTTGTAAAGATCGGACTTGAACTCGGAGTTCCCTATGAACTCACCTGGTCCTGCTACGAGGGCGGCGACGAGCCCTGCGGAAAATGCGGAACCTGTATCGACAGGGCTGCAGCCTTTGCTGCTAACGGAGTAGAAGACCCGGCACTTAAAAGGAGAAAATAA
- a CDS encoding SLC13 family permease: MLKHKRRINLVVGPLLMILFTFFLPASIFAEFKSRAAVGTVAWMAYWWVTGPIDYAVTAFLPIAINAVLQITDMKDVIANYASETILLLLGASIMMVSWEETGLDKRIASRFLMTVGSGFRTQLVFWFLLSTFLSTVLPNAVVCATITPIAVSMLKYAGEKDIAESSKGSKLLLYVAYGTGVGGLASPLGGAMNLVTISYLEEITGQEYIYINWVLRFLPIMLLLLLVNIIFMLRDVPKHEVLGRSKEYFEKECRNLPPMKPEEKWSLAMFIIATVLSFTRQLYQDILPGLKPAYVFIIFAILSFLIKKEDGKTLLRWRFVQTRIVWELLYIFAGGLAVGTLISGSGATENIGTAISGMGMKGGFVTILVIITVTVLMSDVTSNTATAAVAMPIVISIIQGIGKNPIPYIYIASIGVNLSYMLPTSIRAVPVGYGLRPNYMLREGWKMTIVVIAAMTLISWALLTYWPVFSTV; the protein is encoded by the coding sequence ATGTTAAAACATAAAAGAAGAATTAATCTTGTTGTTGGACCTTTATTAATGATATTGTTTACTTTCTTTCTGCCGGCTTCGATCTTCGCTGAGTTCAAGAGCAGGGCGGCAGTCGGAACGGTAGCCTGGATGGCTTACTGGTGGGTGACCGGACCTATTGATTATGCGGTCACGGCCTTTTTGCCGATAGCGATAAATGCGGTTCTGCAGATCACGGATATGAAAGATGTGATCGCGAACTATGCGTCGGAGACGATACTGCTCCTGCTGGGCGCATCTATAATGATGGTATCCTGGGAAGAAACCGGACTTGATAAAAGGATCGCGTCAAGATTCTTAATGACGGTTGGAAGCGGATTTCGGACACAGCTTGTATTCTGGTTTCTTTTGTCTACATTTCTGTCAACGGTTCTGCCGAATGCGGTAGTCTGTGCAACGATCACTCCTATCGCGGTTTCAATGCTTAAATATGCGGGAGAAAAAGATATTGCAGAAAGCTCAAAGGGCTCGAAACTTTTACTCTATGTAGCGTATGGAACAGGTGTCGGAGGACTGGCATCACCGCTCGGAGGTGCGATGAACCTTGTAACTATCAGCTATCTCGAAGAAATTACAGGACAGGAATATATTTATATAAACTGGGTATTGAGATTTTTGCCGATAATGCTCCTTTTACTCTTGGTTAACATAATATTTATGCTGAGAGATGTGCCAAAACATGAGGTACTTGGACGCTCAAAAGAATATTTTGAGAAGGAATGCAGGAACCTTCCTCCAATGAAGCCGGAAGAAAAATGGTCGCTTGCGATGTTTATTATTGCCACGGTTCTTTCTTTTACACGACAGCTTTATCAGGATATCCTTCCGGGACTTAAACCGGCCTATGTATTTATAATTTTTGCGATACTAAGTTTTCTTATTAAAAAAGAAGATGGTAAAACTCTTTTGCGTTGGAGATTTGTTCAGACGAGGATAGTCTGGGAGCTTCTCTATATTTTTGCCGGAGGACTTGCGGTCGGCACACTGATAAGCGGCTCCGGGGCAACTGAAAATATAGGAACGGCGATTTCAGGAATGGGAATGAAGGGCGGTTTCGTAACAATTCTGGTCATTATAACAGTTACGGTCCTCATGTCAGATGTGACGAGTAATACAGCTACGGCAGCAGTTGCAATGCCGATAGTTATTTCTATAATACAGGGAATTGGTAAGAATCCGATACCCTATATCTATATAGCATCGATCGGAGTAAATCTTTCATATATGCTTCCGACTTCGATCAGAGCCGTACCCGTCGGATATGGTCTCAGACCGAATTACATGCTTAGAGAAGGGTGGAAGATGACAATAGTTGTTATCGCAGCCATGACTTTGATAAGCTGGGCATTATTGACCTACTGGCCTGTGTTCAGTACTGTCTGA
- a CDS encoding TRAP transporter large permease subunit encodes MIAAILFLSFFAMLLIGMPIAVCLAMSSMFAVLYAANFVSQFSTLTLGVIAANTYTGISKFLLLAIPFFVLSGNIMAKAGISKRLVRFIDDLVGHTRGGMAIVCVIVSCFFGAISGSGPATVAALGAVLIPAMISSGFTPAFSEALMAASSSIAIVIPPSIAFVVYASIVGGNVGELFMAGIIPGILMGLALIIVVLIETRRKGIEAAHERRSMKELLASFKDAFWGLLMPVIILGGIYGGIFTPTEAAAVSVIYGIFVSVVIYRDVTIKDLFRIFYDSAKTSGGIMLIVASASLFSYCCTLFGISQAAQALLTETASNKIVFLIIVNIIFLIAGCFIDANSAMYIFIPIMAPVAQSLGYNLTAFGILATVNLAIGQVTPPVGVNLFVALGLKIEDKAKSAKEKVKAFYKVTLPQISKAVAPMIAACLVVLILVTYIPKISLLFINDAAETVQAASGVITSGDLSYHDYTNSGKYNAHDNAAVYMGTEEWPETTWNFDCSTGEGSTWASAGYYFNALMQQSTKGKVKIDVYPGEQLTNGDQVAGIQALMDGDSIQVSLHSNLIYANFDPRFNVVSLPYLFEDSENVDQVMNGTGGDELKSVLSEYGLVCGGIAENGFRQITNSKKPITKVEDLSDIKLRICSNDLCAEVYKEWGCDASAMNWSETYTALQQGTIDGQENPEPSIDSASVQDVQKYISIWNAYYDCLFLCINEKAYDQFTDEQKAVIDENARKAAEYQVDINRESIAALVEEWRESGDLGVTEYEDIDSESFKNASTGAYDWYEKQLVEKKGMTAEEARDYVEAFRQDD; translated from the coding sequence ATGATAGCAGCAATTCTCTTTTTATCATTCTTTGCAATGCTTCTTATCGGTATGCCGATAGCAGTCTGCCTCGCTATGAGCTCAATGTTTGCGGTTCTTTATGCGGCAAATTTTGTTTCGCAGTTTTCAACGCTGACGCTTGGAGTTATAGCAGCTAACACATATACAGGTATTTCCAAATTCCTTCTTTTGGCTATCCCGTTTTTCGTTCTTTCGGGAAATATCATGGCAAAGGCAGGAATATCAAAGCGTCTCGTCCGTTTTATAGATGATCTCGTAGGTCATACCCGCGGAGGTATGGCGATCGTATGCGTTATCGTTTCATGCTTTTTTGGTGCGATCTCAGGCTCGGGCCCGGCAACTGTAGCAGCTCTCGGAGCAGTTCTGATCCCGGCAATGATCAGTTCGGGATTTACACCGGCGTTTTCGGAAGCACTTATGGCGGCCTCCAGTTCCATAGCTATCGTAATCCCGCCTTCGATCGCTTTCGTTGTTTACGCTTCAATTGTCGGCGGAAATGTAGGCGAACTTTTCATGGCAGGTATTATACCCGGAATCCTCATGGGACTTGCTCTTATAATCGTTGTTTTGATAGAAACACGCCGCAAGGGAATAGAGGCTGCACATGAAAGACGCAGTATGAAGGAACTACTTGCAAGTTTTAAAGATGCTTTCTGGGGACTTTTAATGCCGGTCATCATCCTCGGAGGAATTTACGGAGGAATCTTTACACCGACCGAGGCGGCAGCAGTTTCCGTAATTTATGGTATTTTTGTAAGCGTTGTTATTTACAGGGATGTAACAATAAAAGATCTTTTCAGGATATTCTATGATTCTGCAAAAACATCAGGCGGTATTATGCTCATTGTAGCGTCAGCATCACTTTTTTCATATTGCTGCACGCTTTTCGGAATATCTCAGGCAGCACAGGCGCTGCTCACAGAAACAGCTTCAAATAAGATCGTATTTCTTATTATAGTAAATATTATTTTCCTTATTGCAGGCTGCTTCATCGATGCGAACTCTGCAATGTATATCTTTATTCCGATCATGGCTCCGGTTGCGCAGTCACTTGGCTATAATCTGACGGCATTCGGAATCCTTGCAACTGTAAACCTTGCTATCGGACAGGTAACACCGCCTGTAGGAGTGAACCTTTTCGTAGCATTGGGACTTAAAATAGAAGATAAGGCAAAATCCGCAAAGGAAAAAGTAAAAGCTTTTTACAAGGTAACGCTGCCTCAGATTTCAAAGGCAGTAGCGCCGATGATCGCAGCATGCCTTGTGGTTCTTATTCTGGTAACTTATATTCCGAAGATAAGCCTTCTTTTTATCAATGATGCCGCAGAGACGGTTCAGGCAGCTTCAGGAGTTATAACTTCGGGTGATCTCAGCTATCATGACTATACAAATTCGGGCAAATATAATGCACATGACAATGCGGCCGTTTATATGGGTACAGAGGAATGGCCGGAAACGACCTGGAATTTTGACTGTTCTACAGGAGAAGGCAGCACCTGGGCTTCGGCCGGATATTATTTCAATGCGCTTATGCAGCAGTCGACCAAGGGTAAGGTAAAGATAGACGTTTATCCCGGAGAACAGCTGACAAACGGCGACCAGGTTGCGGGAATCCAGGCGCTTATGGACGGAGATTCAATTCAGGTATCACTGCATTCTAATCTCATCTATGCAAATTTTGATCCGAGATTTAACGTTGTATCACTGCCATATCTTTTTGAGGATTCTGAAAATGTTGATCAGGTGATGAACGGAACCGGCGGAGACGAGCTTAAATCTGTTCTTTCCGAATATGGTCTTGTCTGCGGAGGAATCGCTGAGAACGGATTCCGCCAGATCACTAATTCAAAGAAGCCTATAACCAAGGTTGAGGATCTTTCAGATATTAAATTGAGGATCTGCTCTAATGATCTCTGTGCCGAGGTTTATAAAGAATGGGGCTGTGACGCATCTGCAATGAACTGGTCTGAGACCTACACAGCTCTTCAGCAGGGAACTATCGACGGTCAGGAAAATCCCGAGCCTTCGATCGATTCAGCATCCGTCCAGGATGTTCAGAAATATATAAGTATCTGGAATGCTTATTATGACTGCCTTTTCCTTTGCATAAATGAAAAAGCCTATGATCAGTTCACAGATGAGCAGAAGGCTGTTATCGATGAAAATGCGAGAAAAGCAGCCGAATATCAGGTTGATATTAACCGTGAAAGTATCGCAGCTCTTGTTGAAGAGTGGAGAGAATCCGGAGATTTAGGCGTTACAGAGTACGAGGATATAGACTCTGAGTCCTTCAAAAACGCTTCGACAGGGGCTTATGACTGGTATGAGAAGCAGCTTGTGGAGAAGAAGGGTATGACAGCAGAGGAAGCCCGCGATTATGTGGAAGCTTTCAGACAGGATGATTGA
- the queE gene encoding putative 7-carboxy-7-deazaguanine synthase QueE, with the protein MKVVEKFISINGEGCRAGELAVFVRFKGCNLRCSYCDTAWAYKADCAFEEMTPEEIYEYIKSTGVRDVTLTGGEPLLQANMDKLLAILMKDDFLRVEIETNGAVDLAPFSKENRPVFTMDYKLPSSGWEKSMLLSNFNILNENDTIKFVSGSIDDLNRAKELIDEYDLLHKCHVYFSPVFGSIEPVEIVNFMIDNKMNEARIQIQMHKVIWDPDKKGV; encoded by the coding sequence ATGAAAGTTGTAGAGAAATTTATAAGTATTAACGGTGAGGGCTGCAGAGCCGGTGAGCTCGCAGTTTTCGTAAGATTCAAGGGCTGCAATCTCCGCTGCAGCTATTGCGATACGGCATGGGCATACAAAGCAGACTGTGCTTTCGAGGAAATGACTCCGGAAGAAATTTATGAATATATAAAAAGCACCGGTGTCCGGGACGTCACTCTGACCGGAGGGGAACCCCTTCTGCAGGCGAATATGGATAAGCTTTTGGCAATCCTCATGAAAGATGATTTCTTAAGGGTTGAGATTGAAACCAACGGTGCGGTGGATCTGGCTCCTTTCTCAAAAGAAAATCGTCCCGTATTTACCATGGATTACAAGCTCCCATCAAGCGGTTGGGAAAAAAGCATGCTCCTCAGCAATTTCAATATCTTAAATGAAAACGATACCATTAAATTTGTTTCCGGAAGCATTGATGATTTAAATAGGGCAAAAGAACTGATCGATGAATATGACCTTCTCCATAAATGTCATGTTTATTTCAGTCCTGTTTTTGGCTCGATCGAGCCTGTTGAGATTGTAAATTTCATGATCGACAATAAAATGAACGAAGCAAGAATTCAGATCCAGATGCACAAGGTTATCTGGGATCCTGATAAGAAAGGAGTTTAA
- the queD gene encoding 6-carboxytetrahydropterin synthase QueD — protein sequence MYFIKSEDSFDAAHFLKDYEGKCSNIHGHRWRVIVEVKQEKLSEEKHTRGMVFDFSDLKKLIKGLCDNFDHSFIYEENSLKEKTVEALKEENFRLIEVPFRPTAENFAAYFYKEIRSKGYDLHRVEVYETPNNCAAYEE from the coding sequence ATGTATTTTATTAAATCAGAAGACAGTTTTGATGCAGCTCATTTCCTTAAAGATTACGAGGGAAAATGCAGCAATATCCACGGCCACCGCTGGAGGGTCATCGTAGAAGTAAAACAGGAAAAATTAAGCGAAGAAAAGCATACCCGCGGAATGGTCTTTGATTTTTCAGACTTAAAAAAGCTTATCAAGGGACTCTGCGATAATTTCGATCACAGTTTTATATATGAAGAAAATTCATTAAAAGAAAAAACTGTTGAGGCTCTTAAAGAAGAAAATTTCCGACTCATAGAAGTTCCTTTCAGACCGACAGCCGAAAATTTTGCAGCATATTTTTATAAAGAAATAAGATCAAAAGGATATGACCTGCACCGTGTTGAAGTTTATGAAACTCCAAACAACTGCGCAGCGTATGAAGAGTAA
- the queF gene encoding preQ(1) synthase — protein sequence MRDIEKENLTLLGNKGVKYDSEYNPDILETFMNKHPQHDYFVKFNCPEFTSLCPITGQPDFATITISYVPDEKMVESKSLKLYLFSFRNRGDFHEDVVNIIMEDLIAKMNPKYIEVWGKFLPRGGISIDPYCNYGRPGTKWEAVAWDRLSKHDMNPEKVDNR from the coding sequence ATGCGAGATATAGAAAAAGAGAACTTAACTTTACTTGGAAATAAGGGCGTAAAATATGACAGCGAGTACAATCCGGATATACTTGAGACTTTCATGAACAAGCATCCGCAGCACGACTATTTCGTAAAATTCAACTGTCCTGAGTTTACCTCGCTCTGCCCTATCACAGGTCAGCCGGATTTTGCAACGATCACTATTTCTTATGTACCTGACGAAAAAATGGTTGAGAGCAAAAGCTTGAAGCTCTATCTTTTCTCTTTCCGCAACAGAGGAGACTTCCATGAGGATGTTGTAAATATAATCATGGAGGATCTGATCGCTAAAATGAATCCGAAATACATCGAAGTCTGGGGAAAATTCCTGCCAAGAGGCGGAATCTCCATCGATCCATACTGCAACTATGGCAGACCCGGAACCAAATGGGAAGCCGTTGCCTGGGACAGACTGTCAAAGCACGACATGAATCCGGAAAAAGTAGACAACAGATGA
- the folE gene encoding GTP cyclohydrolase I, with the protein MIDTKAIEEHIRGILVALGDDPEREGLKDTPKRVAKMYEEVFAGMNYTNHEIAEMFDKTFEDGLDGTDESTEDTGKVVVMKDIDIFSYCEHHMALMYDMKVNVAYIPNGKVIGLSKIARVCDMVGRRLQLQEKIGKDIADIISEISGTDNVAVTIEGCHSCVTARGIKKTNTKTFTAELRGQFKTDPSLQLYLK; encoded by the coding sequence TTGATAGATACCAAAGCAATCGAAGAACATATACGCGGTATTCTTGTCGCCCTCGGAGATGATCCCGAGCGTGAGGGACTTAAAGATACTCCGAAACGTGTGGCAAAAATGTATGAAGAAGTTTTTGCCGGCATGAATTATACAAATCATGAGATCGCCGAGATGTTTGATAAAACTTTCGAAGACGGTCTGGATGGAACGGACGAGTCAACAGAAGATACCGGGAAAGTCGTAGTGATGAAGGACATCGATATCTTCTCCTACTGCGAGCATCATATGGCTTTAATGTATGACATGAAGGTCAATGTGGCCTATATCCCAAACGGTAAAGTGATCGGTCTTTCAAAGATCGCGCGCGTTTGTGATATGGTCGGCCGCCGCCTCCAGCTTCAGGAAAAGATAGGTAAAGACATCGCTGATATCATAAGCGAGATCAGCGGAACAGATAATGTCGCAGTTACGATCGAGGGCTGCCACAGCTGCGTTACGGCCCGCGGCATCAAGAAAACAAATACAAAGACATTTACCGCAGAATTACGCGGTCAGTTCAAAACTGATCCGAGTTTACAATTATACTTAAAATAA
- a CDS encoding C-GCAxxG-C-C family protein: MEKIDHAAKAKENFLQGYNCSQSVIKAFEDMYDMDSEQLLMLCSPFGGGMGRLREVCGTVSGMFMVLGILYGYKDPKDFEGKKELYARVQELAGRFREQNGSIVCRELLGLDHKSDVSVPEKRTEEYYKKRPCPDLCACAAGILEKYIEENPIPVKK; encoded by the coding sequence ATGGAAAAGATCGATCACGCGGCAAAAGCCAAGGAAAATTTTCTGCAGGGTTATAATTGCAGTCAGTCAGTGATAAAAGCCTTTGAAGATATGTATGACATGGATAGTGAGCAGCTTCTGATGCTCTGTTCACCTTTTGGAGGTGGAATGGGACGATTGAGAGAAGTCTGCGGAACCGTCAGCGGAATGTTTATGGTTCTTGGGATCCTCTATGGCTACAAGGACCCGAAAGACTTTGAAGGAAAAAAGGAACTCTATGCAAGGGTACAGGAACTTGCCGGCAGATTCAGAGAACAGAACGGTTCGATAGTATGCCGTGAACTTTTAGGGCTCGACCACAAGAGTGATGTGTCAGTGCCGGAAAAGCGCACGGAAGAATATTACAAGAAACGTCCCTGCCCTGATCTCTGCGCCTGCGCAGCAGGAATCCTTGAGAAGTATATTGAGGAAAATCCGATTCCGGTGAAGAAATAA
- a CDS encoding aldo/keto reductase, producing MTEKFYTLNDGFKLPKIGFGTYKVNSGDGKNAIHQAIECGYRFFDTASLYETERTLGTAIKESALSREDVIIETKLWIDEMGSENAKKALEKSLTRLQMDYIDIYMIHWPRQTGADNENWKELDLETWGAMEKMVKEGKVRHLGVSNFLPHHLRNILENCSIRPVVDQLELHPGYSQEAAVAYCKENNIVPIAWSPLGKGRDNSLIGNSILSRLSEKYGKSIQQICLRFHLQKGILPIPKASSKEHMLSNMDVFDFEISEDDIMMLSCMPQTAWLGEHPDFAIPTVKSNPNNL from the coding sequence ATGACAGAAAAATTTTATACCTTAAACGATGGTTTCAAATTACCTAAGATTGGATTCGGAACTTATAAGGTAAATTCCGGAGATGGCAAAAATGCAATACATCAGGCAATCGAATGTGGCTACAGATTTTTTGATACCGCATCACTCTATGAAACGGAGCGAACGCTCGGTACGGCAATAAAAGAAAGTGCTCTGTCGAGGGAAGATGTCATCATCGAGACAAAACTCTGGATTGATGAGATGGGTTCTGAAAATGCAAAGAAAGCCTTAGAAAAGTCACTTACCAGATTGCAGATGGATTATATTGATATCTACATGATACATTGGCCGCGACAGACAGGTGCAGACAATGAGAATTGGAAAGAACTGGATCTCGAAACCTGGGGAGCAATGGAGAAAATGGTAAAAGAAGGAAAAGTAAGACACCTTGGTGTAAGCAATTTCCTTCCGCATCATTTAAGAAATATTTTAGAAAACTGCAGTATTCGTCCTGTAGTTGATCAGCTGGAGCTTCACCCCGGATATTCGCAGGAGGCTGCAGTGGCTTACTGCAAGGAAAACAATATAGTTCCGATAGCATGGAGCCCGCTTGGAAAGGGCAGAGATAACTCACTGATCGGAAATTCGATTCTTTCCCGTTTATCAGAAAAATATGGAAAGAGTATTCAGCAGATATGTTTAAGGTTCCATTTACAAAAGGGAATATTGCCGATTCCAAAAGCTTCTTCAAAAGAGCATATGCTGTCAAATATGGATGTCTTTGATTTCGAAATCTCAGAAGACGATATAATGATGCTTTCATGCATGCCGCAGACAGCCTGGCTTGGAGAGCACCCCGACTTTGCGATACCTACAGTTAAGAGCAACCCGAATAATTTGTAA
- a CDS encoding TRAP transporter small permease produces the protein MKLYKQFMQIVVMVENVVLALSVLLVLLLTFGNVVARKLFHHSWGFTEEIVVAVFVLISLLGAGAAAREEGGLVSLGLATDHVSAKTKALLQIISSVFCIIYSLVLSFEGMVRVLTDQTSSPILGIPKSFFWAFVVIGGLSLFFHFIENCMDYSAAYRKEAA, from the coding sequence ATGAAACTTTATAAACAATTTATGCAAATTGTTGTCATGGTTGAGAATGTCGTACTTGCTTTATCAGTTCTGCTGGTACTGCTCCTGACTTTTGGCAACGTCGTAGCGCGAAAACTTTTTCATCACTCCTGGGGCTTTACCGAGGAAATTGTAGTTGCAGTATTTGTTCTTATTTCACTTTTGGGGGCAGGCGCTGCAGCCAGAGAAGAGGGCGGACTGGTAAGTTTAGGTCTTGCTACAGACCATGTCAGTGCAAAGACTAAAGCTCTCTTACAGATTATCAGCTCTGTTTTTTGCATTATTTATTCGTTGGTGCTCAGCTTTGAAGGTATGGTACGTGTATTGACCGATCAGACGTCAAGCCCGATCCTTGGCATTCCTAAATCATTTTTCTGGGCTTTTGTAGTTATTGGTGGATTATCACTGTTTTTTCATTTTATAGAAAACTGCATGGACTATTCAGCCGCATACAGAAAGGAGGCAGCATAA
- a CDS encoding diaminopimelate dehydrogenase — translation MSIRIGILGYGNLGKGVELAVAAAPDMELVAVFTRRDPSSLSIKTAGVPVVSVNEVENYKDKIDVMILCGGSATDLPVQTPEYAKYFNVVDSFDTHARIPEHFANVDASAKAAGKVAVISCGWDPGMFSLARVYSNAILPDGNDYTFWGKGVSQGHSDAIRRVKGVKNAKQYTIPVESALESVRNGENPELTTRQKHTRECFVVLEEGADAAAVEKEIKEMPNYFADYDTTVHFISEEELLRDHSGMAHGGFVFRTGKTGANKEHTHVIEYSLKLDSNPEFTTSVLVAIARAACRLNSEGVKGCKTILDIPPAYLSEKSGEELRAHLL, via the coding sequence ATGAGTATCAGAATTGGTATACTTGGATATGGAAACCTTGGTAAGGGTGTTGAGCTTGCAGTTGCTGCAGCACCTGACATGGAGCTGGTGGCTGTTTTCACCAGAAGAGATCCTTCTTCACTTTCTATTAAAACAGCTGGTGTTCCGGTAGTTTCCGTAAATGAAGTTGAAAATTATAAAGACAAGATCGACGTAATGATCCTTTGCGGAGGAAGCGCTACAGACCTTCCTGTACAGACTCCTGAGTACGCTAAGTATTTTAACGTAGTTGACAGCTTTGACACTCACGCAAGAATTCCTGAGCATTTCGCAAATGTCGATGCTTCAGCAAAGGCAGCAGGCAAGGTTGCTGTTATCTCCTGCGGATGGGATCCGGGAATGTTCTCACTTGCAAGAGTTTATTCAAACGCTATCCTTCCTGACGGAAATGATTATACTTTCTGGGGCAAGGGCGTATCACAAGGACATTCCGACGCCATCAGAAGAGTTAAGGGCGTTAAGAATGCAAAGCAGTACACCATCCCTGTTGAAAGTGCACTTGAGTCAGTTAGAAATGGTGAGAATCCTGAACTTACAACACGTCAGAAGCATACAAGAGAATGTTTCGTTGTTCTCGAGGAAGGCGCAGATGCTGCAGCAGTAGAAAAAGAGATAAAAGAGATGCCCAATTACTTTGCTGATTATGACACAACAGTTCATTTCATCAGCGAAGAAGAGCTTTTAAGAGATCACAGCGGTATGGCTCACGGCGGCTTCGTTTTCAGAACAGGAAAGACTGGCGCCAACAAAGAGCATACACATGTTATCGAGTACAGCTTAAAGCTTGATTCAAACCCTGAGTTTACAACAAGTGTACTTGTGGCAATCGCACGTGCAGCCTGCAGACTTAATTCCGAAGGAGTTAAGGGCTGCAAGACGATCCTTGATATCCCGCCTGCATATCTTTCAGAGAAGAGCGGCGAGGAATTAAGAGCGCACCTTCTTTAA
- a CDS encoding integrase core domain-containing protein, with translation MSGFKEILDIKARYPDMEMVLHTDQGSVYSSKSFNELLPLYNIVHSMSRAGTPTDNAAMEAINGWIKAEMFKELHVTSNENIAKKIADYIVFFNEKRPAYSLNYLQTVQGVLCLKTCAEIYETVSTFS, from the coding sequence ATGAGTGGCTTCAAAGAAATCCTTGATATCAAGGCACGGTATCCTGATATGGAAATGGTTCTGCACACTGACCAGGGCTCTGTTTATTCTTCAAAGAGCTTTAACGAACTCCTGCCACTTTACAACATAGTTCATTCAATGTCTCGTGCAGGAACACCTACCGATAATGCTGCCATGGAGGCAATCAACGGCTGGATCAAAGCAGAAATGTTCAAAGAACTACATGTAACAAGCAATGAAAATATAGCAAAAAAGATAGCAGACTACATCGTGTTCTTTAATGAAAAACGACCTGCGTACTCTTTGAACTATCTCCAAACAGTACAGGGAGTACTATGCTTAAAAACATGTGCGGAAATTTATGAAACTGTGTCTACTTTTAGTTGA